Within the Oreochromis niloticus isolate F11D_XX linkage group LG14, O_niloticus_UMD_NMBU, whole genome shotgun sequence genome, the region CACTAATTAGCATCACAGATGTCTACAATCTTGTAATCAGTCAGCGGGCCTATATATAGGGCTCCAGGTAATCACTGTGTTGTTTGGTGACATGGTGTGTACCACACTCAACATGGACCAGAGGAAGCAAAGGAAAGAGTTGTCTCAGGAgattagaaagaaaatcatAGACAAGCATGTTAAAGGTTAAGGCTAGAAGACCCTCTCCAAGCAGCTAGATGTTCCTGTGACTACAGTTGCACATATTATTCAGAAATTTAAGATCCATGGGACTGTAGCGAACCTCCCTGGACATGGCTGCAGGAGGAAAATTGATGACAAATCAAAGAGACGGATAATCCGAATGGTAACAAAAGAGCCCAGAAAGTTTTCTAAAGAGATTCAAAGTGAACTTCATGCTCAAGAAACATCAGTGTCAGATCACACCATCCGTCATTGTTTGAGCCAAAGTGGACTACATGGGAGACAACCAAGGAGGACACAATTGTTgaaaacaaatcatgaaaaagtCAGACTGGAATATGCCAAACTTCATGTTGACATGCCACAAAGCTTCTGGGAGAATGTCCTACAGACAGATGagacaaaaatgaaactgtttGCCAAAGCACATCAGCTCTATGTTCACAGACAGAAATGAAGCATATCTAGAAAAGAACACTGTCCCTACTGTGAAACATAGAGGACGCTCTGTTATgttctggggctgctttgctgcatcTGGCACACAGTGTATTGAATCCGTGCAGGGTACAATGAAATCTCAAGACTATCATGGCATTCTAGAGAGAAATGTGCTGGCCAGTTTCAGAAAGCTTGGTCTCAGTCGCAGGTCATGGGTcttgcaacaggacaatgacccaaaacacacagctaAAACACCCAAGAATGGCTAAGAGGAAGACACTGGACTATTCTAAAGTGGCCTTCTATGAGCCCTGACCTGAATCCTATAATCATTTGATTGCAGTGATTGCCTCAAAAGGTTGTGCAACAAAATATTAAGTTGGGGGTACCATCATTTTCGTCCAGGCCTTTtccatgcatttattttttaaataattcccCTGAAGCATGGTTGAAAAGCAATGTCTGACTTTCATTGGTTAACATTTatagaatttttatttattattacttttgtcAGATTAAAGTTATGTCTGTGACCATTAtgattttttctttcattgacTGAAAGGTATCAACAATTTTGTCCACGTCTGTCGGTAGTCTAACTCCTCCAGGATGGTACATCCAAATGCACCAAAGTTTGCTGTGCAACCCGTGAATTATGGGGTTTCTGTTCAGGGAAACctttctgactgttttttcactagttttacATTTGTTGAGGTTCTgtgtcactactggtagcaGGAGGTTATACCTGGACCATACAGAGGTTGTATAGGTagtccaactcctccaggatggTACATCCAAATGCACCATTACCAGAAAAGTTGCTTTGCTCACAGCACAGTTTCAAGAGCATGAAGGAAATTCCAAAGGTTAGGCAGTTACTCTAGGAGACATGGACAACGCCGTAGGTCCTTAAAACATCAGCAGGACaagtatctgctcctttgtgcaaggaggaacatAAAGAGCATTACCAAAGTCCCACCAAATGACCTACAGTTCCTGGAGGAATTGATACCACTGAATGAGCCCACATTCACCTGACATAAAACCAACAGAACACCTCGGGGACATTATATTTCTGTGCATGTGATGCCACCAGGTTGCACCTCAGGCTGTCCAGGAGCTCGGTGATGCAATGGTCCAGATCTGGGAGTGCCCCCAGGATACCTCCCAGTTACCCAGTTGATCCATGATTTCCACCCCGTTTAatagtttttattatatttgccAATTAGTATGAGCAGTGTCTGAGAGAAATGACACAGTTTTTCTGATATGTATTCAACCAAAGACAGGATGGAATTTCCTTGGCTATCTAGTTAGTTATAGTAATTTCTTCTGGCTGTTTTTATCAAAATCTTAGAGATTTATGTCTCtgcagatatttaaaaaacGTACTATACTTACTTTAATTACAATATATTTAAGcaattttattgatttaaaaaaatcaatttcatATATTTTGCCTTAACCTTAAatatattctttgttttttcatttatatatatatatatatatatattgtactGGATATTCTCCACAGCACATAAATATCCTTTAGCGCAACAAGAAAACTGCAATGAAACAAATTTTCCTGAAAGTTTTATTAATTAGCAAAAAttatcaataaaatgttatagaGTGTTTTCATGAGTACATAAAGTCGGTAAAATTTACCAGTACATTATGGTCACATGCTGCAACTTCTCACTGAGATGGAAAAAAACGTCTCACAGTCTGTTTTAAGGAGGctacaaattaaaaatgcaacaGTTTCTCCTCAGGGATGAGAAAATGCACTCTGTGTATGTCTAACTGACATCCTCATCGAAGGTTCTAACCAGATGAAATGAACACCTGCTTAACAGTAAAAACACTCTTAGAGCCTAAATACTGTCCAGCAACTGAGGTCTGTTACAATAAGAAGGAAGCTGTCattcatcaaagtgtttttaTGGGCATTCCTTGCTGGCCAGTAGGACGCTTGTAAAAAGGTACCACGGGGGCCTTTGATAAGAAGATAGTTAGACAGAACAAACAGCTGGATGAGTTTCCTCCATTTTATTCTTCTGTGAATTGATTACAATCTGACAGTGTTGAGAAGTAAGGAGAGCCAGTCACACTACTGATGTAAAGATTGGGATGGGTCTCACGGCCAAGTTGCATGACACCTGCTACACACTTTCAAGCAAAATCTCCCCAATCTGAAAGAAAAGATAGAGGAATGTTATCTTATGACTAAACTGCTgatatttaaaatgcaaaatagaAAAGTTCAAAAGGTcacaaaaaagatgaaaataagAGAAAATCTCAAACCTGAACATGAGGAGGGGCACTGAGCACGTATGTGATGGCACTGGCGAGGTCTTTTGCTTCCAGAGGCTATCAAAGAATTGAAAAGTGCTTAATGAAATTTTAGCTGAGTAATCATATCAACAATACTGTAGGAATTGTAGGaaataaaggaataaaaatTTTACCTTATATTTAGTGGATATAGCAGCTGCTTTATCAGAATCATCTCTGTAGAGGCGGTATGCAAATTCTGTCTTCACAAAGCCAGGAGAAATGCTCTGCAAAATGACATTATTAATGAGGATTCTTCAAGAAGTACTGTGTGTGCAACTTATAACAGCTGACATTAGTGTTAAAGGTACTTTGCAGCTGGTTACAGTGTCTTTCAAAGGCTTACTGTGGCCCGGATATGAGTGTTTTCTGCACGCAGCTCCTGCCTCAGGCCCTCAGTCAGCGCAGTTACAGCATACTTGGTGCAGGTGTAGAAATGTACATCAGCATTAGGAAACACTTGATGACCGCACACACTGCAACAGAAGGATATTTACAAGCTGCTAATCAAATCAGCATTTACCAACATATTCTGATCTGATCTCAGGCCTTGGTGTTACAACAACTATGGCAACAGTTACTATATAGTTTAACatccatctgttttcttttgctGATCTAATTCAGGGTCCTGGAGCCTCAGGTACACCCTGGACTATCacaggacacagagagacagacacaaTTCAACTAAACTAACCcaactaactgcatgtctttggactatgTGGGAAGGTGAGAACTCCtgcagacacagggagaacatgcaaactacaCAGAGAAAGATACCGGCCAGATGCTGGATTTGTTTCTATATaatttatatgcattttttctttgatgattttcatAGTAAACTCAAAATCTTTTAGTTCTGAACTGCTATCTGTCCAATGAAAGTGATATGAAGATGTCACTTATGGTTTTAGGATATTGTTATTGACATTTTTCATTGGCTTCACTGGCTATACTGAGGTTCTTAAATGGGGAGATCAAATGTGTGCTGTGAAAAAAGTCCATTGTGCAGAGTTGCCAAAAGAATGACTGAATcataaaatatttgtgttagGATTAAATCAATAAACTTCACAAGGATACCCATCACTGTCcttaagtaaaataaaactgcaCCTGTTTATGTTTATGATGTGCCCATCGTCCACGTTTCGCTCTTTCATTGACTGATAAGCTTCACGTGCGCAGATACACAGTGCAAGAACGTTCACCTGTAAGAAACCAAGCAGTGAATTAAACGGTAAAGAAAATATTTGGAgtcatccattcacttccgcttatctcctttcagggtcacagggggcactggagcctatcccagctgtcttagggcaagaggcagggtacaccctggacaggttgccagtctgttgcagggctaacacacagacagagacaattattcgcactcacattcactcccgcatttacacctatgggcaattttagtgtttccaattaaccaTTGCTTTACATACTTTCATATGTACTACACAACAACATATTACTGCATATCAACCAggaaaaaattttttttctaaaataacTCTGAGTTCTTACATCCCACATGTTTTTCCAGGCACTGGTTTTGCCATTTAGCAGCGCCTCTGGATGAGCCAAGCCAGCGTTATTGATGCACACGTCCACGCCTTTGTGCTGCTCTTTGATCGCGGCGAACATGGCCAGAATCTCCTCCTCTTTGGTCAAGTCGCACTTGAAAGGGACCAAAACACCAGGGTGGCCGGCGCTCTGACACTCTGCTGCCAGTTTCTGaaaccaaaaaggaaaagacaACTTTAACATAATAGCAAAATTAGAAATAGGAATGAAAACGATGAATATATGAGTATAGTCAGGGGCTAAAATGGGATTTGTAGATGTGAGAACCCTAAGATCATTGTAGTGGTTATAGGAGTGTGAGGAAATGAATCAGGAGTCACAATAGGCTCTATTAAGAGctccagcagattttttttgtctacaggctgtgatcagctgacctgtgctgGCTGTTGACCCGaggtttactgctctttgtggatttacacaactCATCAGTATGTAAGCTATCATGTCTGACTTCCGTCTCCTACACTGCCAACATActgtttatacattttttttattatactgCATAGTAAACAACTTGGATCTGGTATTGTGCAGCTCATTGTAACCCATGCATATAGACCAATATATACAGCATAAATTATTTActgtaaaacaaaaagtttGTCTGCTCGACAGCCATTATCTGATGTCCGCTTGACAGAGCTACATAACTGCATATCTGCATAACATTAAAAAGTCCTTTGCATTAGAGTTTTACATTAAGTGTTTCTCTTCCGAAATTGAATTTCTTATTTCAGAGCAAACCTGTATTTTTCCCACGTCCCTGGCGCAGCCCACCACTTTCATTCCGAGCCGGACCAGCTCCACGGCTACAGCCGCCCCAATGCCGACCGAGGCTCCGGTCACCAGAGCCACTCTACCCCGCCAGCGCTCCATCACAGACAGCCGTAACCAGCTCACGCCCCAAACTTACGAAGAGAGGGACGTGCCAAGGTAGGTATCCCCCACAAAATTAGTTTCCTCTGCGTCGTGAGCGCGCCCGAGGTAGGGAGAACGGATCCAGTTGACTCCGCCTCCATTCCAaccaagttacttgaaaatagtaattagttacaaATTACTGATTAGGTTATccagttactttactgattacttatttttaaaagtaattatttacttttaaaaacatgatacacaacctgaatacgttataaagcaatagacctttcagcccaattagatttttttctgcataatccatctaAAATTGGATGAATTGAAAAAGTGTCTTTTGAAAAttggttttattagttttaatcttttaactttatgcacactgcatcaagcaaaaattcaCATTATATGGAACAGCCGATGACTTggagaaatttgtttaa harbors:
- the LOC102082640 gene encoding dehydrogenase/reductase SDR family member 11-like is translated as MERWRGRVALVTGASVGIGAAVAVELVRLGMKVVGCARDVGKIQKLAAECQSAGHPGVLVPFKCDLTKEEEILAMFAAIKEQHKGVDVCINNAGLAHPEALLNGKTSAWKNMWDVNVLALCICAREAYQSMKERNVDDGHIININSVCGHQVFPNADVHFYTCTKYAVTALTEGLRQELRAENTHIRATSISPGFVKTEFAYRLYRDDSDKAAAISTKYKPLEAKDLASAITYVLSAPPHVQIGEILLESV